Proteins encoded within one genomic window of candidate division WOR-3 bacterium:
- a CDS encoding UDP-N-acetylglucosamine--N-acetylmuramyl-(pentapeptide) pyrophosphoryl-undecaprenol N-acetylglucosamine transferase gives MKEFDILIATGGTGGHIFPALSCGEFFEKNGKKVLYLLSGSKIGTIDKANVIYWKSYHFQKNPLQFAKALFSLKLNTIKSLFTLKQKSPCVILATGSYAVVPVLIASILLKKPFFLMEQNVIPGLVNKIFARFARANFVAFDETKKHLKGNVIVTGLPIREEAKRRYSKEEARRLLNLPEDKMVILVIGGSLGARGMVEKIVPFAGKFSEYLFITQTGARNFDYINSLVQTLNLKNCITLPFIKEMGLYYSAADIVISRAGASSCMEIAYHGKPAILIPYPYSRDKHQYYNARELEKTGNVVVIAENDIPEKFENYLKDLSWAYKKEFAKKLSIENAEEIIYKEIFKDAIC, from the coding sequence ATGAAAGAATTTGACATTTTAATAGCAACAGGTGGAACGGGAGGGCATATCTTTCCAGCCTTAAGTTGTGGTGAATTCTTCGAAAAAAATGGCAAAAAAGTACTGTACCTTCTCTCGGGAAGCAAAATAGGGACCATTGATAAAGCGAACGTAATCTATTGGAAATCCTATCATTTTCAAAAAAACCCCTTACAATTCGCAAAAGCCTTATTCTCTCTAAAATTAAACACAATAAAAAGTCTCTTCACCCTAAAGCAAAAAAGTCCTTGCGTAATTCTTGCCACAGGAAGTTACGCAGTGGTGCCCGTCCTTATCGCATCTATACTTTTGAAAAAACCCTTCTTTTTAATGGAACAAAATGTCATCCCCGGCTTAGTTAATAAAATCTTTGCAAGATTTGCAAGGGCAAACTTCGTCGCCTTCGATGAGACTAAAAAACACCTTAAGGGAAACGTAATTGTTACAGGACTTCCCATCCGAGAAGAAGCCAAGAGGAGATACTCAAAAGAGGAAGCGAGACGACTCTTGAACCTTCCTGAAGATAAAATGGTCATTCTGGTAATCGGTGGAAGTCTGGGAGCCCGCGGAATGGTCGAAAAAATAGTCCCCTTTGCAGGAAAATTTAGTGAATATCTTTTCATCACCCAAACAGGTGCCCGAAATTTTGATTACATAAACTCCTTAGTGCAAACATTAAATCTCAAAAATTGCATAACATTGCCTTTTATCAAAGAAATGGGTCTATACTACTCAGCAGCAGATATAGTTATTTCGAGGGCAGGTGCAAGTTCGTGCATGGAGATAGCATACCACGGGAAACCAGCAATCCTCATACCTTACCCCTACTCCCGAGACAAACATCAGTATTACAATGCTCGTGAACTCGAAAAAACTGGAAATGTCGTTGTGATCGCAGAGAACGACATTCCTGAGAAGTTTGAAAACTACCTGAAGGACCTGAGTTGGGCTTATAAGAAGGAATTTGCAAAAAAATTGTCAATAGAAAACGCTGAAGAAATCATTTACAAGGAGATTTTTAAAGATGCAATTTGCTAA
- a CDS encoding cell division protein FtsZ produces MITAYKKNDMTSFKIKVVGVGGAGGNIVQKIYLSGLGCETIILNTDSQAISRHRAHHLITIGKTVTRGGGAGADPDLGKKAAEESIHEILLKIQNADLLILVAGLGNGTGSGASPVIAKYAREKNILTVGVFTLPFEAEGKKDVAFKAIAEMEKYLNTMVIIDNNVISELVSMESSVKDAFDLVDRVVKNCVESIISIVQEASDVNVDFNDLKSLISRGGLGYFAKGIAEKPEDVDKAIESVVFNPLLTGVTISDVKGALINIKSNGELTMNHFREILDKIRAHLPEKAPIKYGLQKEGDNRVDSYAEIYLIGTTGKRTTDEVIDKITSKQTNWKNFEIPPGVRKHKK; encoded by the coding sequence ATGATTACGGCCTATAAAAAGAACGACATGACGAGCTTTAAAATAAAAGTAGTAGGGGTTGGAGGGGCAGGAGGTAATATTGTTCAAAAAATTTATTTAAGTGGGCTTGGCTGCGAGACAATTATATTGAATACAGACAGTCAGGCGATTTCAAGACATCGAGCACATCACCTCATCACAATTGGAAAGACGGTTACGAGAGGAGGAGGCGCCGGGGCAGATCCAGACCTTGGGAAGAAGGCAGCAGAAGAGTCTATTCATGAAATCCTCTTAAAAATTCAAAATGCAGATTTACTGATTCTTGTTGCAGGTCTTGGAAATGGGACAGGCTCAGGAGCATCACCAGTCATTGCCAAATACGCAAGAGAGAAAAATATACTTACCGTTGGCGTCTTTACCCTGCCCTTTGAAGCCGAGGGCAAAAAAGATGTAGCATTCAAAGCCATCGCGGAAATGGAAAAATACCTAAACACCATGGTAATTATAGACAACAACGTGATCTCAGAACTCGTAAGCATGGAATCGAGTGTAAAAGATGCCTTTGACCTTGTAGACCGGGTAGTTAAGAACTGCGTAGAATCAATTATAAGTATTGTCCAAGAGGCCAGCGATGTTAATGTAGATTTTAACGACCTTAAATCTTTAATTTCAAGAGGGGGACTTGGATATTTTGCCAAAGGTATTGCAGAAAAGCCAGAGGATGTGGATAAGGCTATAGAGAGCGTCGTTTTTAATCCTCTACTTACAGGGGTTACTATAAGTGATGTTAAAGGTGCCCTAATAAATATTAAAAGTAACGGCGAGCTCACAATGAACCACTTCCGAGAAATTCTTGACAAAATAAGAGCCCATCTTCCTGAGAAAGCCCCCATTAAATACGGGCTTCAGAAGGAAGGGGACAATCGAGTAGACTCCTACGCGGAAATCTATTTAATCGGAACCACTGGAAAGAGAACAACGGATGAGGTCATAGACAAAATAACGAGCAAACAAACAAATTGGAAAAACTTCGAAATACCTCCGGGAGTGCGGAAACATAAGAAAT
- the murC gene encoding UDP-N-acetylmuramate--L-alanine ligase: MQFAKKFKKIHFVGIGGSGMSGIAEVLHNLGFIVTGSDLASNEVTKHLQEIGIKINYGHRPENINDADLLVISTAVKDDNVEVIAAKEKGIPVIRRALMLAELTRIKYTIAVSGAHGKTTTTSMIGTVLQVAGFDPTIIVGGIIKGLKSGAKLGQSDYLVVEADESDMSFLHLFPTIVVITNIDEEHLDYYGNLENIKKAFIEFASKVPFYGAVCANIDDRNTIEILPFVERNKITYGLASNADLNARNIQVYNDHIKFSAYYRKNKVGDVTLNIPGVHNVKNALAAFAVGMEIGIKENEIIEGIAEFKGVARRFELKGTVYGIKVVDDYGHHPREIIETLKTAREYHDGRIIAVFQPHRYTRTYHLYDRFGTAFFDADKVIVTEIYPAGEKPIEGVTAKLIYDSLKKYGHKDAMYIKEFEEIIEYLKKELKPGDLLITIGAGNVYKIGEAILQQL, translated from the coding sequence ATGCAATTTGCTAAAAAGTTCAAGAAAATCCATTTTGTGGGAATCGGCGGCTCTGGGATGAGTGGTATTGCTGAGGTCCTCCACAACCTTGGCTTCATTGTGACTGGCTCAGATCTTGCCTCTAATGAAGTTACCAAACACTTACAAGAAATAGGAATTAAGATCAATTATGGCCACAGACCGGAGAATATTAATGACGCAGACCTCCTTGTGATTTCAACAGCCGTAAAAGATGATAATGTTGAAGTGATAGCTGCAAAGGAAAAAGGAATTCCCGTTATAAGAAGAGCCTTAATGCTGGCAGAATTAACACGCATAAAATATACGATTGCGGTATCTGGTGCCCACGGAAAAACGACTACAACCTCAATGATAGGTACTGTTTTGCAGGTAGCAGGTTTCGATCCTACAATTATTGTCGGGGGAATCATAAAAGGCTTAAAGTCTGGAGCAAAACTTGGGCAATCCGATTATCTCGTGGTTGAAGCCGATGAAAGTGATATGTCCTTTCTCCATCTCTTCCCCACTATTGTTGTAATAACCAACATCGACGAAGAGCACTTAGATTACTATGGCAACCTCGAGAATATTAAAAAGGCATTTATTGAATTTGCGAGCAAAGTCCCCTTTTATGGTGCAGTTTGCGCCAATATCGATGACAGGAATACCATCGAGATCTTACCCTTTGTAGAAAGGAATAAAATCACTTACGGACTGGCATCGAATGCAGATCTAAACGCAAGGAATATCCAGGTTTACAACGATCATATCAAGTTCTCAGCATATTATCGAAAAAACAAAGTTGGAGATGTAACTCTAAACATCCCAGGGGTACATAATGTTAAAAATGCGCTGGCTGCCTTTGCAGTTGGAATGGAAATTGGAATAAAAGAAAATGAAATAATTGAGGGAATCGCAGAATTTAAAGGCGTAGCAAGGAGATTTGAACTCAAGGGTACAGTATACGGAATTAAGGTAGTAGACGATTATGGACATCATCCACGAGAAATTATTGAAACTCTTAAAACCGCAAGAGAATATCATGACGGCAGGATAATTGCAGTTTTTCAGCCCCACCGGTATACTCGCACCTACCACTTGTACGATCGATTCGGTACAGCCTTTTTTGATGCCGATAAAGTAATTGTTACAGAAATTTACCCCGCAGGAGAAAAGCCCATTGAAGGGGTAACAGCAAAGCTAATCTATGACTCCTTGAAAAAATATGGGCACAAAGACGCAATGTACATCAAAGAATTTGAAGAGATAATTGAATACTTGAAAAAGGAACTGAAGCCCGGCGACCTTTTAATAACCATTGGGGCGGGAAACGTTTATAAGATAGGAGAGGCTATACTTCAACAACTATGA
- the murD gene encoding UDP-N-acetylmuramoyl-L-alanine--D-glutamate ligase has product MKEKITIEKFEGKKISILGCGKSGLEAALALSKCNAKIFVSDIAEIKEEYKSVLIENHIEFEEKGHTDKVLNSDLIVVSPGVKPDIDILQRARDRKIEVLSELEVGYQLTAGKYIAITGTNGKSTVTELTYTLIKDFDKNSYIAGNIGDPLSMYAFEYGTFVLEVSSFQLKMIREFKPDIAAILNIDQDHLDWHPSFEDYVNSKARIFENQDENDLLILNYDDPVVRPLKNRAKSKVVFVSLEEKIEEGAYFDKNSGRVILTEQGREKPLFHVDDLKIRGIHNVFNAAVSTVFAYYYGIPIEMIREKLREFKGLPHRIEFVLEKNGIKFYDDSKGTNPHAVEWALRGFKEPVILIMGGEDKDLDFKPLINTVKSHCKHIIAIGKAKPKVVSTFSSHLPVTEASDMKDAVEKSFKLAEPGDVVLLSPGCASFDMFKNYKERGDVFQYWVRKLAEEN; this is encoded by the coding sequence ATGAAAGAAAAAATAACCATAGAAAAGTTTGAGGGTAAAAAAATTTCAATCCTTGGCTGCGGGAAAAGTGGACTTGAAGCCGCGTTAGCCCTTTCAAAATGTAATGCGAAAATTTTTGTTTCCGATATCGCTGAAATTAAAGAAGAATATAAGAGCGTTCTGATTGAAAACCACATAGAATTCGAAGAAAAAGGGCATACCGATAAGGTTCTCAACTCAGACCTGATAGTGGTCAGTCCAGGTGTGAAACCCGACATTGATATATTACAAAGGGCAAGGGATAGAAAAATAGAAGTACTCAGTGAACTAGAAGTAGGCTATCAGCTTACAGCAGGTAAATATATTGCCATCACAGGGACCAACGGGAAAAGCACGGTGACTGAACTCACTTATACACTGATAAAAGACTTCGATAAAAACAGCTACATCGCTGGAAATATAGGAGACCCACTAAGCATGTATGCCTTCGAGTACGGTACATTTGTCTTAGAGGTATCAAGTTTTCAATTAAAGATGATAAGAGAATTTAAACCAGATATAGCTGCAATCTTAAACATCGACCAGGATCATTTGGACTGGCATCCAAGTTTTGAGGATTATGTTAACTCAAAAGCACGGATCTTTGAGAACCAGGATGAAAATGACCTATTAATCCTCAATTACGATGATCCCGTGGTTCGTCCACTGAAAAATCGTGCCAAATCAAAAGTCGTATTCGTAAGCCTTGAAGAAAAGATAGAGGAAGGGGCTTATTTCGATAAAAACAGTGGACGGGTAATTTTAACGGAGCAAGGGAGGGAAAAGCCGCTCTTTCATGTAGATGACCTCAAAATAAGGGGAATACACAACGTATTCAACGCAGCGGTATCAACAGTATTTGCATATTATTATGGCATTCCCATTGAAATGATAAGAGAAAAACTTAGAGAGTTTAAAGGTCTACCCCACAGAATTGAGTTTGTTTTGGAAAAAAACGGCATTAAATTCTATGACGACTCAAAGGGTACAAACCCACACGCAGTAGAGTGGGCATTAAGGGGATTTAAGGAGCCCGTTATTCTCATCATGGGAGGCGAGGACAAGGATTTGGACTTCAAACCCTTAATCAACACCGTAAAATCTCACTGTAAACACATTATCGCCATTGGAAAGGCTAAGCCCAAGGTAGTATCTACCTTTTCTTCTCACCTTCCTGTAACTGAAGCATCAGACATGAAGGATGCCGTTGAAAAAAGCTTCAAGCTTGCCGAACCCGGTGATGTAGTTCTCCTCTCTCCCGGTTGTGCCAGCTTTGATATGTTTAAAAATTACAAGGAGCGCGGTGATGTATTTCAGTACTGGGTCAGAAAACTCGCCGAGGAAAATTGA
- a CDS encoding FtsW/RodA/SpoVE family cell cycle protein — MYFSTGSENSPRKIDFTLIVSTLALVIFGMLMVYSATIYRHELYGISRFRSLIKELIRIAVGLTAFFIASGIDPKLYRKHIRLAMYITTGILGLLFLVGLRNYGAVRWLRFGLLSFQPSELAKLVTIFYLAGELSQEKSALKNTLKLLKILILPFINILLVALQPNLSSAIILGMIILATLFFAGVRVMYLLVPSIASIVLALGLLLAFPRNFRHVQKRLETFVSGEKHYQVKQALIAVAQGGIAGKGIGKGTQKYLYLPMAENDFIFAVIVEELGLFGAALIILCYIVIIFRGIQVSTRHFNANYYYAVLGAGITFMIFFTSAIHIGVNLGLLPPTGQTLPLISLGGSSLIVNLFALGTLEFLSEKVEEYERI; from the coding sequence ATGTATTTCAGTACTGGGTCAGAAAACTCGCCGAGGAAAATTGATTTCACACTTATAGTGAGTACACTGGCACTTGTAATCTTTGGAATGTTGATGGTTTATTCCGCAACCATCTATCGCCATGAATTATATGGCATTTCCAGGTTCAGATCATTAATTAAAGAATTGATTAGAATTGCCGTTGGACTTACAGCTTTCTTCATAGCTTCAGGGATAGATCCTAAGCTATACAGAAAGCATATAAGATTGGCAATGTATATCACCACTGGTATTCTTGGCCTACTTTTCTTAGTAGGACTTCGAAACTATGGCGCAGTGAGGTGGCTGAGGTTTGGACTCTTAAGCTTTCAGCCCTCAGAACTGGCAAAGCTCGTCACCATTTTCTACCTTGCAGGTGAGCTTTCTCAAGAGAAATCAGCACTAAAAAACACTCTAAAGCTTTTGAAAATCTTAATTTTACCTTTCATCAACATACTTTTGGTCGCTCTTCAACCCAACCTTTCTTCTGCAATCATCCTTGGGATGATTATATTGGCAACCCTATTTTTTGCAGGTGTGAGGGTAATGTACCTACTTGTTCCTTCCATTGCTTCAATAGTTCTCGCATTAGGGCTACTCTTAGCATTCCCACGAAATTTTAGGCATGTTCAAAAAAGATTAGAAACTTTCGTGAGTGGAGAAAAACACTACCAGGTGAAACAGGCCTTAATAGCAGTAGCACAGGGCGGCATCGCGGGGAAAGGGATTGGGAAGGGCACACAAAAATATCTCTATCTACCTATGGCCGAAAATGACTTTATCTTTGCGGTTATAGTAGAAGAATTAGGGCTTTTCGGTGCGGCCCTAATTATATTGTGTTATATTGTAATAATTTTTCGAGGAATTCAAGTTTCGACAAGGCATTTCAACGCAAATTATTATTACGCAGTCCTCGGAGCTGGAATAACCTTTATGATCTTTTTCACTTCTGCCATCCATATAGGGGTAAACCTTGGCCTACTCCCTCCAACAGGGCAGACTCTACCTTTAATAAGCCTTGGTGGTAGCTCTTTAATAGTAAATCTCTTTGCCTTAGGTACCCTTGAGTTCCTTTCTGAAAAAGTTGAGGAATATGAAAGAATTTGA
- the ftsA gene encoding cell division protein FtsA — translation MAETFMVVDFCSSKVVTFIAEVSNELVLKHWDLEPVDSDTIRQGQVYNLENVANKVRKSIEEYTKKSKFEPAHVFIGFSDPEIEFITSIGMAACGTPENPAEITEKHIEQAIKNSHTIKIEEGRSIAQAIPVRFNVDSKTDIKNPKGMLGVRLEVQSALITAKKSSLLNYKKALEKAGIIAESLIYQIIAELYELTTKEERENGILFIDIGRDLTNYGVMSEDQLLFAETVPVGGININKDLRHYFNITLDKAEELKKFYSRKDYTDEEEREFLNSISSPGKPSQIRGELVVQYITDRLTDIFEYIKERLHQNDLKDKITFVKITGGTSEIEYIDKIAEKVFNITSEVYKPDEKLEKVFSNNELLLTNRLSSSLAVLLFAHRKLTSNKELSETKIMGSVKGIFKRLFSS, via the coding sequence ATGGCAGAAACCTTTATGGTAGTTGATTTTTGCTCATCAAAAGTTGTAACTTTCATCGCCGAAGTGAGCAATGAACTCGTACTAAAGCATTGGGATTTGGAACCTGTGGATTCCGACACTATAAGACAGGGCCAGGTTTATAACCTCGAAAATGTTGCAAACAAAGTAAGAAAATCCATCGAGGAATATACAAAAAAATCAAAATTCGAACCAGCTCACGTTTTCATTGGATTTAGCGATCCGGAGATAGAATTTATAACTTCCATCGGGATGGCTGCCTGTGGCACTCCGGAAAACCCTGCAGAAATCACGGAAAAGCATATAGAACAAGCTATAAAAAATTCTCACACGATCAAAATCGAAGAAGGTCGTTCAATAGCCCAGGCGATACCAGTCAGGTTCAATGTGGACTCAAAAACCGATATAAAAAACCCAAAGGGTATGCTTGGGGTAAGACTTGAAGTACAGTCAGCCCTTATAACTGCAAAAAAATCGTCTCTGCTCAATTACAAAAAAGCACTTGAAAAGGCGGGGATAATTGCAGAGAGTCTTATTTATCAAATTATAGCAGAACTGTACGAACTAACAACTAAGGAAGAAAGGGAAAATGGTATCTTATTCATAGACATAGGTCGTGACCTTACCAACTACGGTGTAATGTCTGAAGACCAACTCCTCTTTGCTGAAACTGTCCCCGTTGGTGGCATAAACATCAACAAAGACCTTAGGCACTATTTCAACATAACCCTTGACAAGGCAGAAGAGTTAAAAAAGTTTTATAGCAGAAAGGATTACACCGACGAAGAAGAAAGGGAATTTTTAAATTCAATATCTTCACCAGGTAAACCATCGCAAATAAGGGGAGAACTGGTAGTTCAATATATCACTGATAGACTTACGGACATCTTCGAATACATAAAAGAAAGGCTCCATCAGAACGATTTAAAAGACAAGATTACTTTTGTAAAAATCACAGGTGGAACCAGCGAAATAGAGTACATTGACAAGATCGCGGAGAAGGTATTCAACATTACATCCGAGGTTTATAAACCCGACGAGAAACTTGAAAAAGTCTTTAGCAATAATGAACTGTTGCTGACCAACAGATTATCCTCTTCCCTCGCCGTGTTACTCTTTGCCCACAGAAAATTAACTTCTAATAAAGAACTGTCAGAGACAAAAATTATGGGTAGTGTAAAGGGGATCTTTAAAAGACTTTTTAGCAGCTAA
- the mraY gene encoding phospho-N-acetylmuramoyl-pentapeptide-transferase — MIYEWLYPLKGSIKLFNLLRYITFRAGLALTFSLILTLLLMPLYLKLTKYKERISEYVPSTHKKKEGTPSAGGIVFVSITIISTILFSRFNTPFPMVALIATFFMFIIGLFDDIKKLKGAKKGGLTKWEKLFLQFLLAAFIVIAVNMFYPAEIAKRTQFLFFKNINLYLGNLYILLVILVFLGFTNAVNLTDGLDGLAAGSAIPPLTVILLLAYFQGNKILSTYLHLFYIPGIEELTILESSMIGALIGFLWYNSYPAQVFMGDTGSQTIGGIIAVSSVLLKQEILIIIAGGLFVIEALSVLIQVIYFRTTGGKRVFRRAPYHHHFEEMGMHEAKITVRFWIISLICSLIALGMVKIK, encoded by the coding sequence ATGATTTATGAGTGGCTGTATCCGCTAAAGGGCAGCATTAAGCTTTTCAATTTGCTTAGGTACATAACCTTCAGGGCGGGGCTTGCTTTAACTTTTTCCCTCATCTTAACCCTTTTGCTGATGCCCCTCTATCTAAAGCTAACGAAATACAAAGAAAGGATTTCCGAGTATGTTCCATCAACTCATAAGAAAAAAGAAGGAACCCCATCGGCAGGTGGTATTGTCTTTGTTAGCATCACAATAATTTCAACCATTCTGTTTTCCAGATTCAACACCCCTTTCCCTATGGTTGCTTTGATAGCGACCTTCTTCATGTTTATAATTGGACTTTTCGACGATATTAAGAAGCTTAAAGGAGCTAAAAAGGGCGGCCTTACCAAATGGGAAAAGTTGTTCCTCCAATTTCTCCTTGCAGCTTTCATAGTAATTGCGGTAAATATGTTTTATCCAGCTGAAATAGCAAAAAGGACTCAATTTTTGTTTTTTAAGAACATAAACCTCTATCTCGGAAACCTTTATATTCTTTTGGTTATACTGGTATTCCTCGGTTTTACAAATGCTGTTAATTTAACGGATGGACTTGATGGCTTAGCGGCTGGGAGTGCAATCCCACCCCTTACCGTAATTCTACTCTTGGCCTATTTCCAGGGTAATAAGATACTATCTACTTACCTTCACCTCTTCTACATCCCGGGGATCGAAGAGCTAACAATCCTTGAGTCATCAATGATAGGCGCATTGATCGGATTTCTATGGTACAACTCTTACCCAGCCCAGGTTTTCATGGGGGATACAGGCTCCCAGACCATTGGAGGAATAATTGCCGTTAGCTCCGTCCTTTTAAAACAGGAAATATTGATCATCATTGCAGGTGGACTCTTTGTTATCGAGGCACTTTCCGTTTTGATACAGGTAATTTATTTCAGAACCACCGGTGGGAAAAGGGTTTTCAGGAGGGCACCCTATCATCACCACTTTGAGGAAATGGGCATGCACGAGGCTAAAATTACCGTAAGGTTCTGGATAATTTCACTAATTTGCTCACTTATAGCTTTGGGGATGGTGAAGATAAAATGA
- the murF gene encoding UDP-N-acetylmuramoyl-tripeptide--D-alanyl-D-alanine ligase: MFTVREIAFITGGKAKNVDLDLMVKDFSIDSRLIKPDSAFFCIKGEKFDGADFAEEAISKGSVVAIAPFSSQIAPHLPVILVDDTVLAMARLAKEKLKRMKAKVIGVTGSVGKTTTKELIYTILSTRYKVFKSRKSFNNHIGLPLTILEAPFHTDYLILEYGTNHPGEIRYLTSIARPNYPIITKIGTAHIEFFGTKENIAFEKGTLFKEMDYSGHAFLNASTDFFDILKSMIPYTAGKTTFGLDTGDVKPEKYGLEEFSSSFSYKGKEFYFPLPGRGMLENVMGAIAIGEHLGIPLEDMQEVLKDFKGEKMRMEKKVLKDITIINDAYNSNPDSLTELLRTFKENGKRLIFVLGDMLELGERAEEEHRKIGRIFKELGHKILVTVGELSKFISEEAKKEGITEVYHFNNKEEVVSFLRDYLKPGDWLILKASRGLTLEEIVNKLEEIL; the protein is encoded by the coding sequence ATGTTTACAGTAAGGGAAATCGCTTTCATTACCGGCGGGAAAGCAAAAAACGTAGATCTTGATTTAATGGTGAAAGACTTTTCCATCGATTCACGTCTGATTAAACCGGATTCAGCCTTTTTCTGCATCAAAGGTGAAAAATTTGACGGAGCAGATTTTGCAGAAGAAGCAATATCTAAAGGCTCAGTCGTAGCCATAGCACCTTTTTCATCCCAAATAGCTCCTCATCTCCCTGTAATTCTCGTAGATGACACTGTCCTTGCAATGGCAAGGCTTGCAAAAGAAAAATTAAAAAGGATGAAGGCAAAGGTCATTGGCGTTACAGGGTCCGTGGGAAAGACTACCACCAAGGAACTAATTTACACTATTCTCTCAACACGTTACAAAGTTTTTAAATCAAGGAAAAGTTTTAACAACCATATTGGCTTGCCCCTAACCATCCTGGAAGCACCTTTCCATACTGACTACCTGATTCTCGAGTACGGAACAAATCATCCAGGTGAAATTAGGTACTTGACCTCCATAGCAAGGCCGAACTACCCAATAATAACGAAAATAGGAACTGCCCATATCGAGTTCTTCGGCACCAAAGAAAACATCGCTTTCGAAAAGGGTACTCTATTCAAGGAAATGGATTACAGCGGCCATGCCTTTCTAAATGCCTCTACCGATTTCTTTGATATTCTAAAATCCATGATACCATACACAGCCGGTAAGACTACCTTTGGGCTTGATACAGGAGATGTGAAGCCAGAAAAATATGGACTTGAAGAATTCTCCAGTTCCTTTTCTTACAAAGGCAAAGAGTTTTACTTCCCACTCCCTGGAAGAGGGATGCTAGAAAATGTAATGGGGGCGATAGCGATAGGAGAACATCTTGGCATTCCCCTCGAAGACATGCAAGAAGTCCTAAAAGATTTTAAAGGCGAAAAGATGCGAATGGAAAAGAAAGTTCTAAAAGATATAACTATTATCAACGATGCCTATAATTCGAATCCCGACTCTCTTACCGAGCTTTTAAGAACTTTTAAAGAAAACGGCAAAAGGCTAATCTTTGTCCTCGGTGATATGTTAGAACTGGGAGAAAGGGCAGAAGAAGAGCACCGAAAAATAGGCAGAATCTTCAAAGAACTCGGGCATAAAATTCTTGTTACCGTAGGAGAGCTTTCAAAGTTCATCTCAGAAGAAGCTAAAAAAGAAGGTATAACTGAGGTCTACCACTTTAACAACAAGGAAGAGGTTGTAAGCTTTCTCAGAGATTACTTAAAGCCAGGGGACTGGCTGATATTAAAGGCTTCAAGAGGATTAACACTCGAAGAAATAGTAAACAAATTGGAGGAAATTTTATGA
- the murB gene encoding UDP-N-acetylmuramate dehydrogenase — protein MKIKKQELLKNHSYIRIGGPAHIFVEAESTEDLLNAIKMAKDFNLPYYIIGGGSNILFPDEGYHGVIIKTTGLNDITIYGTKVKVKAGTRLPYLVNELLRAELSGMEQLCEIPGTIGGAISGNAGAFGREIGELFIEGVVLTPDGHIVKVTQKDLNFSYRRSDLKKIGILIEATLQLVPSTSDKIKSAMEEFKSRRRETQPVGELTLGSVFKNPEGISAGYLLDRAGLKGFTVGGAKFSEKHANFIVNFNNATYQDVLELIKIGFEKVKEMFNIELEREIIVLEPNGHFFREDKDGRNLYGS, from the coding sequence ATGAAAATTAAAAAACAGGAGCTTCTCAAAAACCATAGCTACATAAGGATTGGTGGACCGGCTCACATATTTGTTGAGGCTGAATCTACAGAAGATCTTTTAAATGCCATCAAAATGGCAAAGGATTTTAACCTACCCTACTATATTATTGGGGGTGGAAGTAACATTCTGTTTCCCGATGAAGGATACCATGGAGTAATTATTAAAACAACCGGGCTCAACGATATAACAATCTATGGTACAAAGGTCAAAGTGAAAGCAGGGACCCGGTTGCCCTACCTCGTAAATGAACTTTTAAGAGCAGAACTCTCTGGTATGGAACAACTCTGCGAAATTCCTGGAACCATTGGTGGAGCGATTTCAGGGAATGCGGGCGCCTTCGGGAGAGAAATTGGAGAACTATTTATAGAAGGGGTTGTTCTGACCCCAGATGGTCACATTGTAAAAGTAACTCAAAAAGACCTGAACTTTAGCTACAGAAGGAGTGACTTAAAGAAAATTGGTATATTAATTGAAGCAACATTGCAGCTTGTTCCTTCCACATCCGATAAAATAAAGTCAGCGATGGAGGAATTCAAAAGTCGCAGGAGAGAAACGCAACCAGTAGGAGAGTTAACCTTAGGCTCGGTGTTTAAAAATCCCGAAGGGATAAGTGCAGGATACCTTTTAGACAGGGCTGGACTTAAAGGTTTCACTGTAGGTGGGGCAAAGTTTTCAGAAAAACACGCTAATTTTATCGTAAATTTCAATAATGCAACCTATCAAGATGTTTTGGAACTAATAAAAATCGGGTTCGAAAAAGTTAAGGAAATGTTCAATATTGAACTGGAAAGGGAAATAATTGTTTTGGAACCCAATGGCCACTTTTTCAGGGAGGATAAAGATGGCAGAAACCTTTATGGTAGTTGA